In Pseudomonas nunensis, a single window of DNA contains:
- a CDS encoding PoNe immunity protein domain-containing protein, producing MIKRQKFYSENHYNTFLREYDESIDFYRTRKFKSDSDEEEATLRSRFFQRLALNKLLATYTAGEEITALIPLLEDLITKYEIRQEKLSESEQTPDISPLAISDYPYQYEECVQVIGFCVLLHRTDLLKRFVKLIDDAGYEGHDTLYEDLLCKLLPGRHDIDQWYHDVYSPLVQAIYAKTKEEAANFLKKYCTQWYPAFKQAPWHDTHHQGEGGNYVGYWAIEAGAIAFLYGIDDSKIDHMVYPKDLVEYARNYQPTDGSRVARIDAGQSCSKTGYWFTPAKAESRRHFNQGDIMPGFSDSHWGDTIWYWSGE from the coding sequence ATGATAAAAAGACAAAAATTTTATAGTGAAAACCATTACAACACCTTCCTAAGAGAATATGACGAGTCCATAGACTTTTATAGGACGAGAAAATTCAAGTCAGACTCCGACGAAGAAGAGGCGACGCTTCGCTCTAGATTTTTTCAACGTTTGGCACTTAATAAGCTTCTAGCAACATACACCGCCGGGGAAGAAATCACTGCACTCATCCCACTCTTAGAAGACTTAATTACAAAATATGAAATCAGGCAAGAGAAATTATCAGAATCGGAACAAACTCCCGATATATCACCACTTGCGATTAGCGACTATCCATATCAATATGAAGAATGCGTGCAAGTTATAGGTTTTTGCGTTTTATTACATCGAACAGATCTCCTTAAGCGATTCGTGAAATTAATAGACGACGCAGGCTACGAAGGCCACGATACGTTATATGAAGATTTGCTTTGCAAGTTATTACCTGGCAGGCATGACATAGACCAGTGGTATCACGACGTATATTCACCTTTAGTGCAAGCAATATATGCAAAAACGAAAGAAGAGGCGGCCAACTTCCTTAAAAAATACTGCACCCAGTGGTATCCAGCCTTCAAACAAGCCCCGTGGCACGACACTCATCATCAAGGAGAAGGAGGAAACTACGTAGGCTATTGGGCTATCGAGGCTGGAGCAATTGCTTTTTTGTATGGCATAGATGACAGCAAAATTGATCACATGGTTTATCCAAAAGACTTGGTCGAATACGCGAGAAATTACCAACCGACCGATGGGTCTCGAGTTGCTCGTATAGATGCAGGACAATCATGTAGCAAGACTGGCTATTGGTTTACGCCGGCAAAAGCAGAATCTCGTCGCCACTTCAATCAAGGCGACATAATGCCTGGGTTCAGTGACTCCCATTGGGGCGATACTATTTGGTATTGGTCTGGAGAATAA
- a CDS encoding PoNe immunity protein domain-containing protein, with the protein MNKRQKFYSEAHYKNFLKEYDEVIEFCKTNTLESDSPEEEASLRAEQFQSLLLDKISACYTAGEEIEVLFPLLEKLIQKYEIWQKKLAIFEQALKISPLAIDDWPDQYEECVQVISLCILLHRTDLLKRFVVLIDEAGYVGDDTLYEDLLKKVLPNRHDVDRWYHDVYTPLAQAIYADSKENASKLLDEYCKQWYPAFKQASWYDTHLQGEKGSYVGYWAIEAGAIAFLYNIDDSKIDHMVYPKALVDYARNNTTIDRSKET; encoded by the coding sequence ATGAACAAAAGACAAAAATTCTATAGTGAAGCCCACTATAAAAATTTCTTAAAAGAGTACGACGAAGTTATTGAGTTTTGCAAAACAAATACACTCGAATCTGACTCTCCTGAAGAAGAAGCCTCACTTCGAGCAGAGCAATTCCAAAGCCTCCTGCTTGACAAGATTTCCGCCTGCTACACGGCAGGAGAAGAGATAGAAGTCTTGTTTCCACTACTTGAGAAACTAATACAAAAATACGAAATATGGCAAAAAAAATTAGCCATCTTTGAACAGGCACTCAAAATATCGCCCCTCGCAATAGATGACTGGCCAGATCAGTATGAAGAATGCGTACAAGTCATAAGCTTGTGCATACTCCTGCACCGTACTGACCTATTGAAGCGCTTCGTCGTCTTGATAGATGAGGCAGGGTACGTTGGCGATGACACCCTATATGAAGACCTGTTGAAAAAAGTCTTACCAAATAGACACGACGTCGACAGATGGTATCACGATGTATATACACCTTTAGCCCAGGCCATATATGCAGACAGCAAAGAAAATGCTTCCAAGCTTTTGGATGAATATTGTAAACAATGGTATCCAGCATTCAAACAAGCATCTTGGTATGACACTCACCTGCAGGGAGAAAAGGGGAGTTATGTAGGTTATTGGGCTATCGAGGCGGGAGCAATTGCATTTTTATATAACATAGACGACAGTAAAATCGATCACATGGTTTACCCAAAAGCTTTAGTCGACTACGCCAGAAACAACACCACTATTGACCGAAGCAAAGAAACATGA
- a CDS encoding PoNe immunity protein domain-containing protein, whose product MIKRQKFLTEQRYGNFLSNYKKSFTFWKDKLFQADSPEQEQSLRARHFQTLYLNNILMRYTAGEEIHNLPPLLETLVDGYETLQHERAQYEQIENITPLTIDDWIDEYQEFLQVISLCILLHRRDLLKRFVLLIDNAGYAGMDTLYEDLLIKILPDREDVDQWYHDAYTPLIQAIYVEDKKIAPELLKKYCVNWYSSFDQAPWYDTHKDGDEGSYVGYWALEAGAIAFLYDIDDSNIDHMVYPKDLVEYARAVTAR is encoded by the coding sequence ATGATCAAAAGACAAAAATTCCTTACCGAGCAGAGATACGGTAATTTTTTAAGCAATTATAAAAAGTCATTTACCTTCTGGAAAGATAAGCTGTTTCAAGCAGACTCTCCCGAGCAGGAGCAGTCTTTAAGAGCCCGGCATTTTCAAACGCTTTACTTGAACAATATCTTAATGCGTTATACCGCCGGAGAAGAAATCCACAACTTACCACCCCTACTAGAGACGCTGGTAGATGGCTATGAGACTCTGCAACACGAGCGGGCTCAATATGAACAGATTGAAAACATCACGCCGCTGACAATTGATGACTGGATTGACGAGTATCAGGAATTTTTACAGGTGATCAGTCTCTGTATCCTTCTGCATCGCCGGGACTTACTGAAACGATTCGTTTTGCTGATCGATAACGCCGGTTATGCAGGCATGGATACTCTATATGAAGATCTACTGATCAAGATTCTTCCCGACCGTGAAGATGTCGATCAGTGGTATCACGACGCTTACACCCCGCTAATTCAAGCCATTTACGTCGAAGATAAAAAAATCGCACCCGAGTTATTGAAAAAATATTGTGTAAATTGGTATTCGTCCTTTGATCAAGCCCCTTGGTATGACACGCATAAGGATGGCGACGAGGGAAGCTACGTTGGCTACTGGGCGCTGGAGGCGGGAGCCATCGCGTTTCTGTACGACATCGACGACAGCAACATTGATCATATGGTTTACCCAAAAGACTTGGTCGAGTATGCCAGAGCCGTAACCGCCAGATAG
- a CDS encoding type VI immunity family protein, producing the protein MNPLQILSDQAPNLTFELPDSTPVIRLGLIATVYFKEGYLLESKKKIIECFDRFNKEFGQHLKGQFNDQYKKLTNDSFKKMTLDILRTGSNDQYEWHLSSASTASEAAKYSLSVLNSFEIHGNHKRSYLKITLPWTFLLEADGAIRYQNWLVYLCNQVKAEHGYGGLSSVLPYDFDSYTPMEFQLAQQFPGLEVDTMVHNFKRELLDHIKGVNWYTILGNQFVERLGGENSLNHAFSSRSDVEILNYVSGLIIRAGDYPQLGAQDEEPPAAYVAVNEIVKTLRIPEPEQLQSHSPYGPTFGEDDTAQWFKRFDKQ; encoded by the coding sequence ATGAATCCATTGCAAATATTATCTGACCAAGCTCCAAACCTGACTTTTGAACTTCCTGACAGCACACCAGTCATCAGGCTGGGGCTGATTGCCACAGTTTATTTTAAAGAAGGCTATCTACTGGAAAGCAAGAAAAAAATTATAGAATGCTTTGATCGTTTCAACAAAGAATTTGGCCAACACCTAAAGGGACAATTCAATGATCAATATAAGAAACTGACAAATGACAGCTTCAAAAAAATGACTCTGGACATTCTTCGAACTGGTTCGAACGATCAATATGAATGGCACCTCAGCAGCGCTTCAACTGCAAGTGAGGCCGCGAAATACAGTCTTTCGGTTTTGAACTCTTTTGAAATCCATGGAAACCACAAGCGCTCATATCTGAAGATCACTTTACCTTGGACTTTTTTGCTGGAAGCTGATGGAGCCATTCGATATCAAAATTGGCTAGTTTACCTCTGTAACCAGGTTAAGGCTGAACATGGTTATGGTGGACTTTCCAGTGTTCTGCCTTATGACTTCGATAGCTACACGCCAATGGAATTTCAGTTGGCTCAGCAGTTCCCCGGACTTGAAGTGGACACCATGGTGCACAACTTTAAGAGAGAACTGCTGGATCACATCAAGGGTGTGAACTGGTACACCATTCTCGGCAATCAGTTTGTGGAACGTCTAGGAGGTGAAAACTCGTTAAATCATGCTTTTAGCAGCCGCAGCGATGTGGAGATATTGAATTATGTCAGCGGATTGATCATCCGTGCAGGAGACTACCCCCAGCTCGGAGCACAAGATGAGGAACCGCCCGCAGCCTATGTAGCCGTCAATGAAATCGTCAAAACCCTGCGCATTCCTGAGCCAGAACAACTCCAGTCCCATTCGCCCTATGGCCCGACCTTCGGAGAAGACGACACTGCGCAGTGGTTTAAGCGATTCGACAAGCAATAG
- a CDS encoding PoNe immunity protein domain-containing protein: protein MNRRQRFIVDSYYRKSIHLYDTTESRWAGQTMQADSPDQERSLRTGYFKAAALNALLISYTAGGPIESLIPRLEKLISSYETYQQALAAEEREPDISPLAIDDWPEHYEECVQVISLCILLHRTDLLTRFVALIDRGGYANEDTLYEDLLRKHLPDRADLDEWLHDLYTPLIRAIYATEPEESSHLLKHYCEAWYPAFASLQTNWHDSHLDIEDDDGNYVGYWAFEAGAIAFLYGIDDSKIDHMVYPKDLVEYARNTANK, encoded by the coding sequence ATGAACAGACGACAGCGCTTCATCGTTGATTCGTACTACCGAAAGTCCATCCATCTCTACGATACGACCGAATCGCGCTGGGCCGGCCAGACGATGCAGGCAGATTCTCCAGACCAAGAGAGATCATTACGAACGGGATACTTCAAGGCAGCAGCGTTGAATGCCTTGCTGATCAGTTACACGGCGGGCGGGCCGATTGAAAGCCTTATTCCCCGGCTGGAGAAGCTGATCAGCAGCTATGAGACTTACCAACAAGCCCTGGCTGCGGAGGAACGCGAACCTGATATTTCACCCTTGGCCATTGATGACTGGCCTGAACACTATGAAGAGTGTGTTCAAGTCATCAGCCTCTGCATTTTGTTGCATCGCACTGACCTGCTGACTCGTTTCGTCGCCCTGATAGATCGCGGGGGATACGCCAACGAAGACACGCTCTACGAAGACCTTCTGCGCAAGCATTTACCTGACCGTGCTGATCTGGACGAGTGGCTCCACGATCTCTATACGCCGCTGATCAGGGCGATATACGCCACCGAACCTGAAGAATCGAGCCACTTGTTAAAGCACTATTGCGAAGCGTGGTATCCCGCTTTCGCGTCGCTGCAAACCAATTGGCATGACAGTCATTTGGACATTGAAGACGACGATGGCAACTACGTCGGTTACTGGGCCTTTGAAGCAGGCGCGATCGCGTTCTTATACGGTATCGACGATAGCAAAATCGATCACATGGTTTACCCCAAAGACCTGGTTGAATACGCCAGGAACACCGCAAACAAGTAA
- a CDS encoding YcxB family protein encodes MELQFTITPEHTQLRVNELLERELLKDDQLQARLLGHVARVQDRLLAPLLFLLGLAGGMLAIYFPARELSPQKLLSFALFAVIFVVIWWCFSARLLSHLRNRIADNRAKSRAPFRRTNQRLIEMKLRIPLKAAEGAYRLQFDDEGFTLINTKGAKVGLAWAKIVRFKETPDFYSVACAELDRKDKAYHIPRHSDVMDAEQYQQGLELFLSRVPASAALKPAPVGGRCVSAGVRPALSSPTSAVARPAIGRSRLASADTARG; translated from the coding sequence ATGGAATTGCAATTCACCATTACCCCCGAGCACACCCAACTCAGAGTCAATGAACTGCTTGAGCGAGAATTGCTCAAGGATGATCAACTGCAAGCCCGGCTGTTGGGCCATGTGGCACGTGTTCAAGACCGTTTGCTCGCGCCACTGTTGTTTCTCCTGGGCCTGGCGGGCGGCATGCTGGCGATCTATTTTCCTGCGCGCGAGTTAAGTCCCCAGAAACTCCTCTCCTTTGCCCTGTTTGCGGTGATCTTCGTGGTGATCTGGTGGTGCTTCTCCGCTCGCCTGCTAAGCCATTTGCGCAACCGTATCGCCGACAATCGTGCGAAGTCGCGCGCGCCATTTCGCCGTACGAATCAGCGTCTGATCGAAATGAAACTGCGCATTCCCCTCAAGGCGGCTGAAGGCGCTTATCGTCTGCAATTCGACGACGAGGGCTTCACTCTGATTAATACCAAGGGCGCGAAAGTCGGGTTGGCCTGGGCGAAGATCGTGCGTTTCAAGGAAACGCCTGACTTTTACTCGGTGGCCTGCGCTGAGCTGGATCGCAAGGACAAGGCCTATCACATCCCCCGGCACAGCGATGTGATGGATGCGGAGCAGTATCAGCAAGGTTTGGAACTGTTCTTGAGCCGGGTGCCCGCCTCTGCCGCTTTAAAACCTGCCCCCGTAGGAGGCAGGTGTGTATCAGCAGGCGTCAGGCCGGCGCTGTCCAGCCCAACATCTGCTGTTGCGCGACCTGCAATAGGTCGCAGCCGTCTTGCGTCAGCAGATACAGCGCGTGGGTGA
- a CDS encoding DUF2790 domain-containing protein — MNMRTLLITTALACTAFAGLAQAADTSTSQAVPYTYGMPLNVGKVIALTEPSTLDCKVVKADMKYIDSATGKPSEITYRKLSDACSYQN, encoded by the coding sequence ATGAACATGCGCACGTTGCTGATCACCACCGCCCTCGCCTGCACCGCATTCGCCGGTCTGGCCCAAGCCGCTGACACTTCAACTTCCCAGGCTGTGCCGTACACATACGGTATGCCGCTGAATGTGGGCAAGGTGATTGCCTTGACCGAGCCATCCACCCTGGACTGCAAAGTGGTCAAGGCCGACATGAAGTACATCGACAGCGCCACGGGCAAGCCTTCTGAAATCACTTATCGGAAATTGTCTGACGCCTGCAGTTATCAAAACTGA
- a CDS encoding DUF1652 domain-containing protein produces the protein MFLSALELRNIIESSFLPKRCQCTLSPDLSMTIKVYADTQTDQLDLLVTGINAKRLNGCREINDLIAELRSDMQHRAQVQPLHLDRKAL, from the coding sequence ATGTTTCTATCTGCCTTGGAACTTCGCAATATCATTGAAAGCAGCTTCCTGCCGAAGCGCTGTCAATGCACGCTGTCGCCGGACCTGTCGATGACCATCAAAGTCTATGCCGACACGCAAACCGATCAGCTCGATCTGTTGGTGACCGGCATCAACGCCAAACGCTTGAATGGTTGTCGGGAAATCAACGATCTGATCGCCGAACTTCGTTCAGACATGCAGCACAGGGCGCAAGTCCAGCCGTTGCATCTTGACCGGAAAGCGCTTTAG
- the eco gene encoding serine protease inhibitor ecotin, whose protein sequence is MGSLTFITTVGLITAGLSCAVHAAKLEDVAPFPKAESGFTRQVIHLAPQTQEDGYQVEVLAGKTLNVDCNRQRLGGILEEKNLDGWGYPFYRLEKVIGPMSTMMACPDGKTKRDFVPVVGDGFMLRYNSKLPIVLYVPKDVEVRYRIWSASSKIEKAIQE, encoded by the coding sequence ATGGGTTCTTTGACCTTTATCACTACCGTCGGGCTAATAACTGCCGGGTTGTCGTGCGCGGTACACGCCGCGAAACTTGAAGATGTCGCGCCGTTTCCCAAGGCCGAAAGTGGTTTCACTCGCCAGGTCATTCATCTGGCGCCGCAAACCCAGGAAGATGGCTATCAGGTTGAAGTTCTGGCGGGCAAGACCTTGAACGTAGACTGCAATCGCCAGCGCTTGGGCGGGATACTTGAAGAGAAGAATCTCGACGGCTGGGGTTATCCGTTCTATCGCCTGGAAAAGGTGATTGGCCCGATGAGCACGATGATGGCTTGCCCGGATGGCAAGACCAAAAGGGATTTTGTGCCGGTGGTCGGCGACGGGTTCATGTTGCGCTATAACAGCAAGTTGCCGATCGTGTTGTATGTGCCCAAGGATGTTGAGGTGCGTTATCGGATCTGGTCGGCGTCGAGCAAGATTGAGAAGGCTATTCAGGAATAA
- a CDS encoding NIPSNAP family protein, translated as MITCHVKYVIDPYQLSEFEAYAQAWLLIVERLGGTHHGYFLPSEGASNIAYCLFSFPSLADYESYRHIAMTDPESTALVASLVEKKFIVSYERTFLRPMLP; from the coding sequence TTGATTACCTGCCACGTCAAATATGTGATCGATCCCTACCAACTCAGTGAGTTCGAAGCCTATGCCCAAGCCTGGCTCTTGATTGTCGAGCGTTTGGGCGGGACGCATCACGGGTATTTCCTGCCGTCCGAGGGTGCGAGCAATATCGCCTACTGCCTGTTCAGTTTTCCGTCTCTGGCGGACTACGAAAGCTACCGCCACATCGCCATGACCGACCCGGAAAGTACGGCGCTGGTGGCTTCGCTGGTCGAGAAGAAGTTTATCGTCAGCTACGAGCGCACGTTCCTGCGCCCGATGTTGCCCTGA
- a CDS encoding DUF2834 domain-containing protein, which yields MKSVALPLIALIAFAGYTVSVMLQAEQSLIEFGISLMSRPDTAQVVIDLFLLATLAGIWMYRDARQRGRSGLSVMPYLVLTAVFVSIGPLLYLVVRGVQSRTARVDASQRV from the coding sequence ATGAAGTCTGTCGCCCTGCCCCTGATTGCCCTGATCGCGTTTGCCGGCTACACCGTTTCGGTGATGTTGCAGGCGGAACAGTCGTTGATCGAGTTTGGGATCAGCCTGATGTCGCGGCCGGATACAGCGCAGGTGGTGATTGATCTTTTTCTGTTGGCGACGCTGGCCGGAATCTGGATGTACCGGGATGCTCGCCAGCGTGGCCGGTCAGGGCTGTCGGTGATGCCTTATCTTGTGCTGACTGCTGTTTTTGTGTCGATTGGGCCGTTGTTGTATTTGGTGGTTCGGGGGGTTCAAAGTCGGACAGCTCGTGTCGATGCAAGCCAACGAGTTTGA
- a CDS encoding magnesium transporter CorA family protein, translating into MIKSFQLTHGALHTVERLDAEVMLFSNPDAAERDLLHSHFKLDEHALASALDPDEVSRIEFHPDNLFLIWKRPENYSGAGSLAFEVSSCGLLFSPGRLLVIATDDSPLHGLGTRQRLNTPLDVLLDLLFNNIHHYLGHLKVIKLVARELQQKFNASMENQHLIQMFNLSESLIYYINAIHSNGAVLTRLRNHAEKEHFSAEAIGLIDDLIIENNQCYKQAEIYSTVFSGLIDARGNLMNNSMNNLLRKLTLINVVFLPLNLIASIGGMSEFSMMTAGTPWWVSYPLFLTAMMLGAGVMVLGLRRLAR; encoded by the coding sequence ATGATCAAGAGTTTTCAACTGACCCACGGCGCCCTGCACACCGTCGAACGGCTGGACGCCGAGGTGATGCTGTTCAGCAACCCCGACGCCGCTGAGCGCGATTTGCTGCACAGCCATTTCAAGCTCGATGAGCACGCCCTGGCCTCGGCCCTGGACCCCGACGAGGTGTCGCGCATCGAGTTTCACCCCGACAACCTGTTCCTGATCTGGAAACGTCCGGAAAACTATTCGGGCGCTGGCAGCCTGGCCTTCGAGGTGTCGTCCTGCGGCTTGTTGTTCTCGCCGGGCCGCTTGCTGGTGATCGCCACCGACGACTCGCCGCTGCATGGCCTCGGCACCCGCCAGCGGCTCAACACGCCGCTGGATGTGTTGCTGGATTTGTTGTTCAACAACATCCATCACTACTTGGGTCACCTGAAGGTGATCAAACTGGTTGCCCGGGAGTTGCAGCAGAAATTCAACGCCTCGATGGAAAACCAGCACCTGATCCAGATGTTCAACCTCAGCGAAAGCCTGATTTATTACATCAACGCCATCCACAGCAACGGCGCGGTGCTGACCCGCCTGCGCAACCACGCGGAAAAGGAGCACTTCAGCGCCGAGGCCATCGGCCTGATCGACGACCTGATCATCGAAAACAACCAGTGCTACAAACAGGCGGAAATCTACTCCACGGTGTTCTCCGGGCTGATCGACGCCCGGGGCAACCTGATGAACAACAGCATGAACAACCTGCTGCGCAAACTGACGTTGATCAACGTGGTGTTTTTGCCGCTGAACCTGATTGCCAGCATTGGCGGCATGTCCGAGTTCAGCATGATGACGGCGGGGACACCGTGGTGGGTGTCCTATCCGCTGTTCCTGACGGCGATGATGCTTGGCGCCGGGGTGATGGTGTTGGGGCTCAGGCGCCTGGCCAGGTAG
- a CDS encoding RimK family protein, with protein MSAVQGHWREVSEQTLPAATYLNDAVRTSSQLIIIVERKEDWASYFPSEDIVTAQEYLEQTRDNEQGKRVQVINLCRSYKYLGHGYYCSLLAEARGHKVIPSVRTISELTRKSLYGLALDDLDKPLEKALSNHLYSDTEGFTLTLYFGKTNIEPLQDLARQLFEVFPCPILLVEFRRTNGWHIEGIKFGALHKLREDQEDQFANSLDSFSRKIWRVPRSRRLARYDLAILHDPQEALPPSNAKALDNFVRVGKTLGIDVELIERKDYARIAEYDGLLIRETTSVDNHTYRFAKKAESEGLVVMDDPTSILRCTNKVYLTDLLKSHQLGMPATEILYKERPEDFERVGERLGFPLVLKIPDGCFSRGVIKVESQQALLEATAELFEHSVLLLAQEFFYTEYDWRIGVLNRKPIFACQYFMSKGHWQIYNHKAKGQDINGECRTLAVHEAPRAVVELAVKTANLIGDGLYGVDLKQSGDKVVVIEVNDNPNMDAGIEDAYLQDDLYSLVLEEFVRRLELKRRGQAW; from the coding sequence ATGTCAGCGGTACAAGGTCATTGGCGCGAAGTATCCGAGCAAACTTTGCCGGCGGCAACTTATTTAAATGATGCAGTCAGAACTTCAAGTCAGTTGATTATCATCGTAGAACGCAAGGAAGACTGGGCGTCGTATTTCCCCAGCGAAGACATCGTCACGGCCCAGGAATATCTGGAACAAACCCGCGACAACGAGCAGGGCAAACGGGTCCAGGTGATCAACCTGTGCCGCAGCTACAAGTACCTTGGGCACGGTTATTACTGCTCGCTGCTGGCTGAGGCCCGGGGGCACAAGGTCATACCGTCGGTGCGAACCATCAGCGAACTGACGCGTAAATCCCTTTACGGACTGGCCCTGGATGATCTGGACAAACCCCTGGAAAAAGCCCTCAGTAATCATCTTTACAGCGATACAGAAGGATTTACGCTAACCCTCTATTTTGGAAAAACTAATATCGAGCCGCTACAGGATCTGGCGCGACAATTGTTTGAAGTGTTTCCGTGTCCGATATTGCTGGTTGAGTTTAGAAGAACTAATGGTTGGCACATCGAAGGCATAAAATTCGGCGCGTTACATAAGTTGCGCGAAGATCAGGAAGACCAGTTTGCCAACTCCCTGGACAGTTTCAGTCGCAAGATCTGGCGTGTGCCGCGTTCCCGGCGTTTGGCCCGTTATGACCTGGCCATTCTGCATGACCCACAGGAAGCGTTGCCGCCGTCCAACGCCAAGGCCCTGGACAATTTCGTCCGGGTCGGCAAAACCCTGGGCATCGACGTCGAGCTGATCGAGCGCAAGGACTACGCGCGCATCGCCGAATACGACGGGCTGCTGATCCGCGAGACTACAAGTGTCGACAACCACACCTATCGCTTCGCCAAAAAAGCCGAAAGCGAAGGGCTGGTGGTGATGGACGACCCGACGTCGATCCTGCGCTGCACCAACAAGGTTTACCTGACCGACTTGCTGAAAAGCCATCAACTTGGCATGCCCGCCACCGAAATCCTCTACAAGGAACGACCGGAAGACTTCGAACGGGTCGGCGAGCGCTTGGGCTTTCCGCTGGTGTTGAAGATCCCCGACGGTTGTTTCTCCCGAGGCGTGATCAAGGTCGAAAGCCAACAAGCCTTGCTTGAAGCCACCGCTGAACTGTTCGAGCATTCGGTGTTGTTGCTGGCGCAGGAATTCTTCTACACCGAGTACGACTGGCGCATTGGCGTGCTCAACCGCAAACCGATTTTCGCCTGCCAGTACTTCATGTCCAAGGGCCATTGGCAGATCTACAACCACAAAGCCAAGGGCCAAGACATCAACGGCGAATGCCGCACCTTGGCAGTCCACGAAGCGCCGCGCGCCGTGGTGGAACTGGCGGTGAAGACCGCCAACCTGATCGGCGATGGCCTCTACGGCGTCGACCTCAAGCAGTCCGGCGACAAAGTGGTGGTGATCGAGGTCAACGACAACCCGAACATGGACGCCGGCATCGAAGACGCCTATTTGCAGGACGACTTGTACTCGCTGGTGCTGGAAGAGTTCGTCCGCCGCCTGGAGCTTAAACGTCGCGGCCAGGCTTGGTGA
- the rimI gene encoding ribosomal protein S18-alanine N-acetyltransferase, with translation MNAVFRLAVVEDLPALLQLEEQCFTTDRLTSRSFQWMITRAHGQLLVAQHGEQLVGYAVVLFHRGTSLARLYSIAIASEARGNGLGKQLLERIEACALEHDCAYLRLEVRIDNPAAIALYERNGYRRFALIHDYYQDHADALRLEKRILQHRDSRNIQVPWYRQTTDFTCGPACLLMAMGALHRDRLLERREELQIWREATTVFMTSGHGGCSPQGLALAGWRRGFRVQLQLSMAGPLFLDGVRDEHKKDVMRLVHEEFTAQLQDTDVERVIGGTLDLPRLLDAGGQPLVLISSYRLTRSKAPHWVMVTDCDEEFVYLHDPDVDHSQHRQPMDCQHLPVSHGEFEKMCSFGRGKLRAAVILYTRK, from the coding sequence ATGAATGCTGTCTTTCGCTTGGCGGTAGTTGAAGACTTACCCGCGTTGCTCCAACTCGAAGAGCAATGCTTCACCACGGACCGGCTCACCAGTCGCAGTTTTCAATGGATGATCACCCGCGCTCATGGGCAGTTGCTGGTTGCCCAGCACGGGGAGCAACTGGTCGGCTACGCCGTGGTGCTTTTCCATCGGGGCACTTCCCTGGCGAGGTTGTATTCGATTGCCATCGCTTCCGAGGCCAGAGGCAATGGCTTGGGCAAGCAGTTGCTGGAGCGGATCGAAGCCTGTGCGCTTGAGCACGATTGCGCCTATTTGCGGCTTGAGGTGCGTATCGACAATCCGGCGGCGATTGCTCTGTACGAGCGCAATGGTTACCGGCGTTTCGCGCTGATTCATGACTATTACCAGGACCACGCCGATGCGTTGCGGCTGGAGAAACGCATCCTGCAGCACCGCGATTCGCGCAATATCCAGGTGCCCTGGTATCGCCAGACCACCGACTTCACCTGCGGCCCGGCCTGTTTGCTGATGGCTATGGGGGCGTTGCATCGGGATCGTTTGCTGGAACGTCGGGAGGAGCTGCAAATCTGGCGTGAGGCGACCACGGTGTTCATGACTTCGGGCCACGGTGGTTGCAGCCCACAGGGCCTAGCGCTGGCGGGGTGGCGACGCGGGTTTCGCGTGCAATTGCAACTGAGCATGGCCGGACCGTTGTTTCTCGATGGCGTGCGCGATGAGCATAAAAAGGACGTAATGCGCCTGGTGCACGAAGAGTTCACTGCGCAGTTGCAGGACACCGATGTGGAACGGGTGATTGGCGGGACGCTGGATCTGCCTCGATTACTCGACGCGGGTGGTCAGCCGCTGGTGTTGATCAGTAGCTATCGCCTGACTCGATCCAAGGCGCCGCACTGGGTGATGGTGACGGATTGCGATGAAGAGTTTGTCTACCTGCATGACCCGGATGTGGATCACAGCCAGCACCGCCAGCCCATGGATTGCCAGCACTTGCCGGTGAGTCATGGGGAGTTTGAGAAGATGTGCAGTTTTGGGCGGGGGAAATTGCGGGCGGCGGTGATTTTGTATACCCGAAAGTGA